CACCCATGCCTATTTCGGCAACGACCAGTGGGCGGCACACGCGCCCGGGCTGAAGACGCTCGAGGACGCGCTGATGCTGCGCCGCCGCCTGCTGCTGGCGTTCGAGCGGGCCGAGGCGGAACCGGATCCGGAGCGTCGCGCGGCGTGGCTCAGCTTCGCCATCGTCGGCGGCGGGCCGACCGGCGTGGAGCTGGCAGGCACGCTGGCGGAAATCGCGCGCCACACCCTGCGCGAGGAGTTCCGCAACATCGACCCGGCCAGCGCGCGGGTACGGCTGGTGGAAGCAGGCCCGCGGGTGCTGTCGGGGTTTCCGGAAGCGCTGTCGGCGAAGGCACGCCTGCAGCTGCAACGGCTCGGCGTCGAAGTGATGACGGGCATTCCCGTCACCCACATCGACGCCGCGGGCTTCCATCTCGGCGCGCGCGTGGTGCCGGCACGCACGGTGGTGTGGGCGGCCGGCGTGGCGGCCTCGCCGCTGGGCGGCATGCTCGACGTGGAGCTCGATCGCGCCGGCCGCGTACCCGTCACTGCCGACCTGTCGGTACCCGGCCACCCGGAGATCTTCGTTGCCGGCGACCTCGCCAGCGTGCAGCAGGACGGCCGCCCGGTGCCCGGCGTGGCGCCAGCGGCCAAGCAGATGGGCCGGCACGTGGCACGGGTGGTGCGCTCGCGCCTGGCCGGACGCGGCGCGGTCCCGGCGTTCCGCTACCGCGATCTCGGCAACCTCGCCACCATCGGCCGGCGTGCGGCGGTGGCCGACCTCGGTCGCCTGCACCTGTCGGGCGCGCCAGCGTGGTGGTTCTGGCTGTGGGCGCACGTGTTCTTCCTGATCGGCTTCCGCAACCGCCTGTCGGTGCTGCTCAACTGGACCTG
This portion of the Luteimonas yindakuii genome encodes:
- a CDS encoding NAD(P)/FAD-dependent oxidoreductase produces the protein MPDAVNTSSHHVVIVGGGFAGLWATRGLASAPVRITLVDRGNHHLFQPLLYQVATAGLSAPDIAAPLRHILRTQRNVEVRMATVTGIDRNTRCIALADGSTLAYDTLLLASGATHAYFGNDQWAAHAPGLKTLEDALMLRRRLLLAFERAEAEPDPERRAAWLSFAIVGGGPTGVELAGTLAEIARHTLREEFRNIDPASARVRLVEAGPRVLSGFPEALSAKARLQLQRLGVEVMTGIPVTHIDAAGFHLGARVVPARTVVWAAGVAASPLGGMLDVELDRAGRVPVTADLSVPGHPEIFVAGDLASVQQDGRPVPGVAPAAKQMGRHVARVVRSRLAGRGAVPAFRYRDLGNLATIGRRAAVADLGRLHLSGAPAWWFWLWAHVFFLIGFRNRLSVLLNWTWAYWTYQRAARIILDPPGAGSDEG